In the Gossypium raimondii isolate GPD5lz chromosome 9, ASM2569854v1, whole genome shotgun sequence genome, one interval contains:
- the LOC105799460 gene encoding probable calcium-binding protein CML35, with amino-acid sequence MNLINRLSPKRLFRSNKKDRSIVSKFDPSSYSSGSAVSSSSSSESVSSTLKGHQYPSAATAGFVTPTSVLPQTSGDWSDFPANFYLELCQAFKMLDKDNDGVISRSELEALLGKVARQPPSRIEVSLMLSEVDGDGDGYINLETLMNQVVGPACDEPACEPELRETFDIFDTDHDGKITAEELMAFFKDKIGDERCTLEDCRRMIASVDKNEDGFVCFEDFSRMMELQR; translated from the coding sequence ATGAATCTCATTAATAGGCTCAGCCCCAAGCGTCTCTTTCGATCTAATAAAAAAGATAGATCCATCGTCTCCAAGTTCGACCCCTCCTCCTATAGTTCCGGTTCCGCCGTTTCCTCCTCTTCCTCCTCCGAATCCGTCTCTTCCACCCTCAAAGGACATCAGTACCCTTCCGCGGCTACCGCTGGCTTCGTAACGCCCACCAGTGTTTTGCCCCAAACATCAGGTGACTGGTCCGATTTTCCCGCTAATTTTTATCTAGAACTTTGTCAGGCGTTTAAAATGTTAGACAAAGATAACGACGGGGTTATATCAAGAAGCGAGCTCGAGGCTTTGCTTGGCAAGGTCGCAAGGCAGCCGCCCAGCCGGATCGAGGTTTCCTTGATGTTGAGCGAAGTGGACGGTGACGGCGACGGCTACATCAACCTGGAAACGTTGATGAACCAGGTGGTTGGGCCGGCTTGCGACGAACCCGCCTGCGAACCGGAACTGAGGGAgacttttgatatatttgacACGGATCATGACGGGAAGATCACGGCGGAGGAGTTGATGGCGTTTTTTAAGGACAAAATAGGGGATGAGCGGTGCACGTTAGAGGATTGTCGGCGCATGATAGCGAGTGTCGATAAGAACGAAGATGGATTTGTCTGCTTCGAGGACTTCTCCAGAATGATGGAGCTGCAGCGATGA